The following proteins come from a genomic window of Gammaproteobacteria bacterium:
- a CDS encoding EAL domain-containing protein, with translation MNVNTYRSPGGSLVPKDEFAGLVREVVAGSGVTMVFQPIFDLRERRDGGRSPVGVEALARFGIAGSPQLVFDAALRMGHGVDVEIATLRSALAYLDRLPAGMFLSVNVSAGALASGRVGEAIPAQVAERVVLDLVAGDRAADACDEAGFDRLVEAISQVRRAGVRVALDDVAVAPEIVSDLMLLPFDILKLDQAIVAGIDTDVTKQVSARAIVNLAETLGVPVMAEAIESEKEAATLVEQGVLFGQGFHLGRPAIFGAWAEAQSTAPSEPLRWAAAENGAGESNGELSREGLLGCALERAPVVVWAIDADGVFTLAEGGAFAALDVEPGEVVGRSVFELYAGNASVLEPTRAALRGEASESVMRVGSLVFGASYAPLRDAEGQVIGASGVAANITDAVQARQDANRSEARRLALFETAPIGIWVGSADGRLIEANDRYLDMFDFTSKQEALSFDLVRLWPSPGDRDRFRDRLRKEGVIRGFETKLVSNTGRPILARVSARYLAEVDEMEGMVQDITTEAAAHAAVADSERRFRTLFESAPIALQVEDFTDVVAWLDGLDVAPEGLAGYFAAHPEKITEGLGFIKVLNANPAAVQLFGLEQSGLLGPLSERSSLPVFPDPEAVTLCSIANRVVTFERGVRVEISGKGIVDLQIRWMAPDWDGTPDYSQVIAAFVDVTSLVEATRRAEELAEIKSRLMASVSHELRTPLAAVVGFADLLEGGQSSLSESETTEAIRLIASTSRQMGGIIEDLVTSARTDVGTLAIAPMMVNLTDEIIAALSTCDLQNRKVDLPTTKTRAWTDKGRTRQIIRNLITNAVRHGLGDIRIETSASGDRATLRVIDHGNGVPADDTDKIFDLYWSGHDAPGHTNALGIGLSLSRTLAQLMRGDLIYRRKNGETIFELTLPTSPAPQH, from the coding sequence GTGAATGTAAACACATATCGGAGTCCCGGTGGGAGTCTCGTGCCAAAGGACGAGTTTGCCGGGCTTGTGCGCGAAGTGGTGGCAGGCTCCGGTGTGACGATGGTGTTTCAGCCAATCTTTGACCTTCGGGAACGTCGGGATGGCGGCAGGAGCCCGGTCGGGGTGGAGGCATTGGCCCGATTCGGGATTGCCGGATCTCCGCAGCTCGTGTTCGATGCTGCTTTACGGATGGGCCATGGTGTCGATGTCGAGATCGCGACACTGCGCTCAGCCCTGGCGTATCTGGACCGGTTGCCGGCAGGAATGTTCTTGAGTGTGAACGTGTCTGCGGGCGCGTTGGCGTCGGGCCGGGTTGGAGAAGCAATCCCGGCGCAGGTGGCCGAGCGCGTCGTTTTGGACCTGGTGGCCGGTGACCGGGCGGCCGATGCGTGCGACGAAGCCGGGTTCGACCGTTTGGTGGAGGCGATATCTCAGGTGCGCCGGGCTGGAGTGCGGGTGGCGTTGGACGACGTTGCCGTGGCGCCGGAGATCGTCTCGGATCTGATGCTGTTGCCGTTTGACATCCTCAAGTTGGATCAGGCGATCGTCGCCGGTATCGACACCGATGTCACCAAACAGGTGTCGGCAAGGGCAATCGTGAATCTTGCCGAGACGCTGGGAGTGCCGGTGATGGCCGAAGCAATTGAGAGCGAGAAGGAAGCCGCGACGCTGGTTGAACAGGGCGTGCTGTTCGGTCAGGGGTTCCATCTCGGTAGGCCCGCCATATTCGGCGCGTGGGCCGAAGCGCAGTCAACGGCGCCAAGCGAACCGCTGCGGTGGGCGGCCGCGGAGAACGGGGCCGGTGAATCGAACGGCGAACTCTCGCGAGAAGGGCTACTGGGGTGCGCTTTGGAGCGCGCTCCAGTGGTGGTGTGGGCGATCGACGCCGACGGCGTATTCACATTGGCGGAAGGCGGCGCTTTCGCCGCGTTGGACGTTGAGCCGGGTGAGGTCGTCGGGCGTTCGGTGTTCGAGTTGTATGCGGGGAACGCGAGCGTATTGGAACCGACCCGTGCGGCGCTTCGCGGCGAAGCGTCCGAGTCGGTCATGCGTGTCGGCTCGTTGGTGTTCGGTGCGTCGTATGCGCCGCTGCGAGACGCCGAAGGCCAGGTGATAGGGGCATCCGGGGTGGCCGCGAACATCACCGATGCGGTGCAGGCCCGCCAGGACGCCAATCGCAGTGAAGCACGACGTCTCGCGCTGTTTGAGACGGCACCGATCGGGATCTGGGTCGGGAGCGCCGATGGTCGACTCATCGAAGCGAACGATCGCTATCTGGACATGTTCGATTTCACTTCGAAGCAAGAGGCGCTCTCTTTCGATTTGGTCCGGCTCTGGCCATCACCAGGTGATCGTGATCGGTTTCGGGATCGACTCCGCAAAGAAGGCGTGATCCGCGGCTTCGAGACGAAACTGGTGAGCAACACGGGACGTCCCATCCTCGCGCGAGTATCGGCACGGTACCTCGCGGAAGTAGATGAGATGGAAGGCATGGTCCAGGACATCACCACAGAGGCCGCGGCCCATGCCGCGGTTGCCGATTCCGAACGACGGTTCCGCACCCTGTTCGAATCGGCACCGATCGCGCTGCAGGTGGAGGACTTCACCGATGTCGTCGCCTGGCTCGACGGTCTCGACGTTGCCCCGGAGGGCCTCGCCGGTTACTTCGCTGCACACCCCGAGAAGATCACAGAGGGGTTGGGCTTCATCAAGGTGTTGAACGCGAACCCCGCCGCCGTGCAACTGTTCGGTCTCGAGCAATCGGGGCTGCTCGGGCCACTGTCAGAACGTTCATCACTTCCTGTGTTCCCAGACCCTGAAGCAGTCACCTTGTGCAGTATCGCCAACAGAGTCGTGACATTCGAACGGGGAGTCAGGGTCGAGATCTCCGGAAAAGGCATTGTCGATCTTCAGATTCGCTGGATGGCCCCGGACTGGGACGGAACACCCGACTACTCGCAGGTAATCGCCGCATTCGTCGACGTGACGAGTCTGGTGGAAGCGACACGGCGTGCTGAAGAGCTCGCCGAGATCAAGAGTCGTCTCATGGCGTCCGTGTCACACGAACTCCGTACCCCTCTGGCTGCCGTCGTCGGCTTCGCCGACCTTCTCGAAGGCGGACAGTCTTCACTCTCCGAATCAGAAACTACCGAAGCGATTCGTCTCATCGCGTCGACCAGCCGGCAGATGGGAGGGATCATCGAAGACCTCGTCACGTCTGCAAGAACGGACGTTGGAACCCTGGCAATCGCGCCGATGATGGTCAACTTGACCGACGAGATCATCGCCGCGTTGTCCACCTGTGACCTGCAGAACCGGAAGGTGGACTTGCCGACGACAAAGACGCGAGCGTGGACCGACAAGGGCCGCACACGTCAGATCATCCGCAATCTCATCACGAACGCAGTCCGGCACGGATTGGGC